The genomic segment GGGGCGGGGAGCTGGAGACCGAGTTCGAGGCCGAGAAGGCCGGGGTGCGGGTCGTGGCGCCGATGCTCGCCATCGAGACGGTGGCGGCCGGCGGGGGCTCGGTTTGCCGCTTCGACGGCATCAAGCTGGTGGTGGGTCCCGAGAGCGCGGGCGCCGATCCCGGGCCGGCCTGCTACGGTCGCGGCGGCCCCCTCACGGTGACCGACCTGAACCTGGTGCTGGGGCGCCTCGACGCCGCTCGCTTCCCGTTCCCGCTCGACGCGGCGGCTCCCATGGCCCGCCTGGCCGACCTCTTCGAGGAAATCGATGCGGCTCCCGGCGGCCGCCGGTATGCGCCGCTGGAGCTTGCGGCGGGCTTCCTGGCGATCGCCAACGCCAACATGGTCCATGCGATTCGCCGCGTCTCGACGGCGCGGGGCTACGATCCGGCCGATCACGTCCTGGTCGCGTTCGGCGGCGCCGCAGGGCAACATGCCTGCGCGGTCGCCCGCGAACTGGGAATGCGCCGGATCCTCTTCCCGCCGCTCGCCGGCATCCTGTCGGCCGCCGGCATCGGCCAGGCTACGCAGAGGCGCATCGCGACTGCCGCGGTCAACGCCCCCTGCACCCCCGCAGCGCTCGCCGCCCTGGAAGCCACGTTTTCCGACCTCGAGGCCCGCACGGCCGCCGATCTGGCCGCCGCCGGCATCCGTCCCGGGCGCATCGGCAAGCCCGCGAGATCCCTGGCGCTCCGCTACCAGGGCGTGGACCGGCCGATCGACGTCCCGGCCCCGGCGGCCGGCGCGACCTGGGAGGCGGAGTACGCCCGGTGCCACGAGCGTCTCTACGGCTACGGCCACCCCGGGAGGTCGCTGGAGATCGTGGCGGCGCGCGTCGAGCGCGCCGAGGTGCGTTCGGGGACGGCATCGGGCGTGCCGCGGGCAGATCTGTGTATCGGGGACACCATAGATGGGCCGGCGATCGTCGCCGACGCCCACGCCACCCTAGTCGTCGACCCTGGCTGGACCGGCGTGGTTACAGAACACTATGGCATCTTGTTGACAGATGCGCAGTACTCGGCGACGCCCGCAACGAGCGATACCGCGGCCGATCCGGTGCGCCTGGAGATCTTCAACAACCATTTCGCCGCCATCGCCGACCAGATGGGCACGGTGCTGCGCCGCACGGCCGGATCCACCAACGTGAAGGAGCGCCTGGATTTCAGCTGCGCGCTGTTCACGCGGGACGGCGCCCTGGTCGTGAATGCCCCGCACATCCCGGTGCACCTGGGCGCGATGGGCGAGACCGTCAGGCAGATCATCCGCGACAACCCGGACATGCGAGAGGGCGACGCCTACTGCACCAACGACCCGTACCGCGGCGGCTCCCACCTGCCGGACATCACCGTCGCCACTCCCGTGTATATCGAACACCAATTGCGATTCTTCGTGGCCAGCCGGGCCCATCACGCGGACGTGGGGGGCAGCGTGCCGGGTTCCATGCCGCCGTTTTCCCGGAACCTGGCCGAGGAAGGGTGCGTCATCCGCAACTTCAAGCTCCTCGCCGCCGGCGCACCTCGCGAGGAAGCCCTGGCGGACTTGCTGAGAGCCGCCGGCGCTCGCGATGTCGCCGGCAACCTCGCGGATCTGCGGGCGCAACTGGCCGCGAACCAGGTCGGGATCGAGGCCCTGCGGGATCTCGTGGCACGGCGGTCGCTGGACGTGGTGACGGCCTACATGGGGCACATCCAGGCCGCGGCGGCCGCCAAGGTGCGCAAGGCCCTGGCGTCGCTGGAGCCGGGTACCCGGCACTTTGCCGACCACCTGGACGACGGGACGCCGATCCGCGTGGCGCTGACGGTCGGCGGCGATCGCGCAATCGTCGATTTCGCGGGCACGGGGCCGGTGCGCCCGGGGAATCTCAACGCCACCCGGGCAATCGTGACCGCGGCGGTGCTGTATGTCTTCCGGTGCCTCATCGCCGAGGACATTCCTCTTAACCAGGGGGTGCTCGATCCGCTCGAGATCCGGATTCCCGCGGGTACGTTGCTCTCCGGCCGCGACGCCCAGGATCCGGCGGCTTGCGCCGCCGTCGCCGGCGGCAACGTCGAGACCTCGCAACGCCTCGTGGACGTGCTCCTGGGCGCTCTGCGCGGGGCCGCCGCCAGCCAGGGCACAATGAACAACCTGACTTTCGGCAACGCCGACTTCGGATACTACGAGACCATCTGCGGCGGTGCCGGCGCCACGCCCGATGCGGACGGCGCGGATGCCGTGCACTCCCACATGACCAACACGCGCCTCACCGATCCCGAAGTCCTCGAGAGGCGCTACCCCGTGCGCCTGTGGCGCTTCGCCATCCGCCGCGGCTCGGGCGGTGCGGGCCGGCATCGCGGCGGCGACGGCGCCGTGCGGGAAGTGGAGTTCCTGGCGCCGGTGGACGTCGCCATCCTTTCAGAGCGCCGCGGGCCCTACCCGCCGTACGGCCTGGAAGGGGGCCTGCCGGGCAGCCTGGGGCGCAACTTGCTCGTGCGGCGAGGCGCCGCCGCGCCGGAGGACCTGGGAGGAAAGGCGGCCCTGAGCGCCGCCGCCGGCGATCGGCTGATCGTCGAGACGCCGGGCGGCGGCGGGTACGGGCCTGGCTAAGGCGTGAGGCCCTTGATCAGGTCGCCCAGGTTCGTGCCGAACACGCCGCCGACGGACAGCGCGCCCATGGTGAGCGTCGCGCCCGTCAGCGTGACCGGGATGACGTCGATGCTGAGGT from the Candidatus Tanganyikabacteria bacterium genome contains:
- a CDS encoding hydantoinase B/oxoprolinase family protein, producing SLAICLLHATANPAHERIVADLAREAGFLEISASSEVSAHEKIVSRADTTVLDAYLNPVLRRYVQGIAGALGPRVRLEAMTSAGGLVPASAFRGRDCLLSGPAGGVVGFSEAARLAGFSRAIGFDMGGTSTDVSRWGGELETEFEAEKAGVRVVAPMLAIETVAAGGGSVCRFDGIKLVVGPESAGADPGPACYGRGGPLTVTDLNLVLGRLDAARFPFPLDAAAPMARLADLFEEIDAAPGGRRYAPLELAAGFLAIANANMVHAIRRVSTARGYDPADHVLVAFGGAAGQHACAVARELGMRRILFPPLAGILSAAGIGQATQRRIATAAVNAPCTPAALAALEATFSDLEARTAADLAAAGIRPGRIGKPARSLALRYQGVDRPIDVPAPAAGATWEAEYARCHERLYGYGHPGRSLEIVAARVERAEVRSGTASGVPRADLCIGDTIDGPAIVADAHATLVVDPGWTGVVTEHYGILLTDAQYSATPATSDTAADPVRLEIFNNHFAAIADQMGTVLRRTAGSTNVKERLDFSCALFTRDGALVVNAPHIPVHLGAMGETVRQIIRDNPDMREGDAYCTNDPYRGGSHLPDITVATPVYIEHQLRFFVASRAHHADVGGSVPGSMPPFSRNLAEEGCVIRNFKLLAAGAPREEALADLLRAAGARDVAGNLADLRAQLAANQVGIEALRDLVARRSLDVVTAYMGHIQAAAAAKVRKALASLEPGTRHFADHLDDGTPIRVALTVGGDRAIVDFAGTGPVRPGNLNATRAIVTAAVLYVFRCLIAEDIPLNQGVLDPLEIRIPAGTLLSGRDAQDPAACAAVAGGNVETSQRLVDVLLGALRGAAASQGTMNNLTFGNADFGYYETICGGAGATPDADGADAVHSHMTNTRLTDPEVLERRYPVRLWRFAIRRGSGGAGRHRGGDGAVREVEFLAPVDVAILSERRGPYPPYGLEGGLPGSLGRNLLVRRGAAAPEDLGGKAALSAAAGDRLIVETPGGGGYGPG